The Arachis stenosperma cultivar V10309 unplaced genomic scaffold, arast.V10309.gnm1.PFL2 arast.V10309.gnm1.Scaffold_100025, whole genome shotgun sequence genome segment cctgattgcacgatgcatggttgatcgcctgacaaccgagtgctcgcctgacaaacgagccaaccattccgtgagatcagagtcttcgtggtataggcgagaactgatggcagcattcaagagaatccggaaggtctaaaccttgtctgtggtattctgagtaggattcaatgattaaatgacggtgacgtgcttcaaactcctagcaggcggggcgttagtgacagacgcaaaagaatcaatggattctattccggcctgaccgagaaccgacagctgaattccgcgtgctgtgacagagcatatgcaatcgttttcactgagaggatgggaggtagccattgacaacggtgaaaccctacacaagcttgccatggaaaggaataagaaggattggatgaaggcagtaggaaaacagagagacggaagggaaggcatcttcatgcgcttatctgaagttcctaccaatgaattacataagtatctctatctttatcttttatgttattttcgttcatcaccatatccatttgagtctgcctgactaagatttgcaagatgaccatagcttgcttcatactaacaatctccgtgggatcgacccttactcgcgtaaggtattacttggacgacccagtgcacttgctggttagttgtgcgaagttgtgtaatgccatggaattgagctaccaagtttttggagttcatgaccgggggttatgagagttgtgaaaagtattgttcacaatttcgcgcaccaatatGATTAGTGTATATGCCCCTCTTAGTGTGCCCAGAATACCAAACTTGTTGTTCACTATATGTTGCATACAAAGATTCACCTAAGTGTCTGTCAAAGTGGATTTGGAATTCATGACCCTTGCTTTATTAACTACTATTAAAGACTTAAAAGAAAGGAtataaaacatgggttgcctcccaagaagcgcttctttagcatCATTAGCTTGACGATTGGCCTTTGTCAGGGAGGTTGGTAGTGCCTCAAGTCTTTCTCTCTCGCAGTGAATATATATCCAGTTGCTTCCTTAAGAATCTCCACATGTTCTAAGGAGAGGATCTTACTGATGGTATACACCTGAGGTAGCTAAGATGGAATGGTGGGGAGATGAGGTGGGATTATTGGATGATGGGCAGATATCACTTTATCTCCTGGAGAGAAGTTCTCTGTAGGGATCTTTTGTTCCTCCATCCTCTTGgcatctttttttttccttcctctggTGATTCCTTACTTCTGGTTACTTCTCTTCTAAGGAACACCTCGTTGCTGGTCTCAGATAGCTACTGTGGGTTCAGCTCCCCATGGGTTTTCCTTGGCTGTTGTAGCATCTGACTATCTTGTTTTTCAACCCTTGGGGTTTTCAGATGCCCTATTTGTgtttccttgcttgtttctttcAGAGGTGTCTTGTTATGATCATCCTTTAGTTTAGGGTTTTCTTGCTCTATTACTTGTGAGGGTTTAAAGACATTGAAGGTAAGTTGTTCATCATGTATCCTCAATATTAGCTCCCCTCGCTCCACATCTACAAGTGCTCTAGTTGTGGCTAGGAACGGTCTCCCCATGATGATTGGATGGATGTGACTCTTTTCCATCTCTAGGACAATAAAATCTTTGGGAAGGAAGTAGTTCCCAACCTTCACCAACACGTTTTCAATCACTCCCATTGCTTGcctttgagttttgtcagccaattgTATGATTACATATGTGGGTGTCAGTTCATTGATTTGGAGCTTCTTCATGAGGGATaagggcattaagttgatgTTTTCTCCTAGGTCACAGAGTCCTCTATCAATCCTTGTTTCCCCTATAGCGTAGGGAATATGAAAACTCCCTAGGTCCTTCCTTTTCGTAAGCAACTCTGTTTGAATGAGGGCACTGCACTCCTTATTCATCACTATCGTTTGCCCACCCTTCAGTGAATTCTTCTTGGTTAGCAACTCCTTCATACACTTAATGTATGAGGGAATTTGTTGGAGAGCCTTGATGAATGGTATGTTAACATGGAGAGATGAAAACATATCTAGGAATCTTGAGTATACTTTCCCTTCTCCACCCCCTTTGAGTCTTTGGGGAAATGGTGCCCTGGGTGCATAAGGGTTCAAGACTTCCTTCTCCTCTGGCTGTTTTCTTTGTGTCAGCTCACTTCTTTGGTCTTTCTCATCTGGATGCGCTCTTGAACCACCTTGGAGGTGCCCTGATGGATTGTTCATTTCTTCCAAATTCTCCTCATCACTTATAGTGACCATCTtacattcttcccatctcaccttatttgctTCTCCTTTCGAATTTTTCTCACTGTCACTCGGGAAGCTATCCGTGGGCTTAGGGATCTGCTGAGAGAGATATCCTACTTGAGATTCGAGCCTCTTGATGGTGTCCCCCCGATTCTTCATATTAGCCCGTCCTTCATCCTTGAATACTCTATTGTCTTGAACTTCCTTCCATATATCTTCAAGCAACACCTCAATTTGGAGAGTCTATCTTCAGATGGTGGTGGTGAGTTGGGGTTAGAGTGTTGAGAATGGCCATTTTGGTTTTGATATGATCTCTGTGTGGAATGTTGGTAGGCTGCATTGTTGTTGGGGTTGTGGCGTCTCTAATCTTGGCCTTGATCTTGTTGGTTTTCTCACTCAAAGTTTGGATGGTTTTCCCAACCAGGGTTGTATGTTttagagtatggatcatgggATTCCTTgggtgagtttccaacatagttggcCTGTACCCAGTCACCTTCTTCCTCTCTATTTAATCCTTCTTGAGCTGATGATGAGGTGGTGATTGTTGCGacttggtatggagaggttcctataggagtcttgaatgctgttctgtatgcccacagagcatcatccaagctctttgcccaatcctttcttcgggctatcacagtccgttctaggattctttttagctctctgttagagacttcagcttgcccatttgtctgtggatgatacggagttgccactttgtggctaattccatatctgaccatagcagagtatagctgtctattgcagaaatgagtgcccccgtcactgattagtactctgggaacaccaaacctgctgaagatgtgtttctggaggaatttcagcacggtcttggtatcattggtgggtgtagcaattgcttctacccacttagatacatagtccactgccaccagaatgtaagtgtttgagtatgatggtgggaatggacccatgaagtcaattccccatacatcaaacaattctatctctaatatcccttgttgaggcatggcatatccgtgaggcaagttaccagctctttggcaactgtcacatttacgcacaaactctcgggaatctttatagagagtaggccagtagaagccacattggaggactttagtggctgttcgctcacttccaaaatgtcctccatactgtgatccatggcaatgccataggatcctttgtgcttcttctctgggtacacatctgcggatcattccatctgcacatctcttaaagagatacggctcatcccataggtagtacttggcatctgaaattaatttcttcctttgcactctgctgtactcttggggtatgaacctcacagctttatagtttgcaatgtctgcaaaccatggagcttcctgaatggcaaagagttgctcatctgggaaagtctcagaaatctcagtagaagggagggacgccccagctactggttctattcgggacagatgatcagctacttggttctctgtcccttttctgtctcttatttctatatcaaactcttgcaggagcagcactggtgcgcgaaattgtgaactatactttttcacaactctcataatccctggtaatggctccaaaaacttggtgcgctcaataccatggcattacacaacttcgcacaactaaccagcaagtgcactaggtcgtccaagtaataaaccttacgtgagtaagggtcgatcccacggagattgttagtattgaagcaagctatggtcatcttgtaaatcttagtcaggcaaactcagatatatgatggtgatgaacgaaaataacataaagataaagatagagatacttatgtaattcattggtaggaacttcagataagcgcatgaagatgccttcccttccgtctctctgctttcctactgtcttcatccaacccttcttactcctttccatggcaagctcgtatagggtctcactgttgtcagcagctacctcccatcctcgcagtgaaagctaatgctcaatactctgtcacagtacggccaatcaccggtttggttccctcccctaccggaatagaataactcttttgcgtctgtcactaacgcccagtaggttacaggtttgaagcacgtcacaatcattcaatcattgaatcctactcagaacaccacagacaaggttagaccttccggattctcttgaatgctgccatcagttcttgcctataccacgaagactctgatctcacagaatggttggctcgtttgtcaggcgagcactcggttgtcaggcgatcaaccatgcatcgtgcaatcggaaatccaagagatattcactaagcctcagatgcttgtagaacaagaatggttgtcagtcaccttgttcatgagtgagaaggatgatgggcgtcaatcatcaccttcatcatgttgaagaacaagtgatatcttggataaagaacaagcggaatttgaatgaaagaacaatagtaattgcattaatactcgaggtacagcagagctccacaccttaatctatggtgtgtagaaactccaccgttgaaaatacataagcataaggtctaggcatggccgaatggccagcctcccaatgatctaagaactaa includes the following:
- the LOC130959871 gene encoding uncharacterized protein LOC130959871 — protein: MKNRGDTIKRLESQVGYLSQQIPKPTDSFPSDSEKNSKGEANKVRWEECKMVTISDEENLEEMNNPSGHLQGGSRAHPDEKDQRSELTQRKQPEEKEVLNPYAPRAPFPQRLKGGGEGKVYSRFLDMFSSLHVNIPFIKALQQIPSYIKCMKELLTKKNSLKGGQTIVMNKECSALIQTELLTKRKDLGSFHIPYAIGETRIDRGLCDLGENINLMPLSLMKKLQINELTPTYVIIQLADKTQRQAMGVIENVLVKVGNYFLPKDFIVLEMEKSHIHPIIMGRPFLATTRALVDVERGELILRIHDEQLTFNVFKPSQVIEQENPKLKDDHNKTPLKETSKETQIGHLKTPRVEKQDSQMLQQPRKTHGELNPQ